In Calditerrivibrio sp., the following proteins share a genomic window:
- a CDS encoding argininosuccinate synthase has translation MSREKVVLAYSGGLDTSVILKWLDLKGYDVVAYVADLGQRDDFKAIEEKAFKSGAKEFYVVDLKDYFVKDFVYTSIKFNAVYEGRYLMGTSLARPVIAKGMVDIARKTGAKYIAHGATGKGNDQVRFELSVAALAPDLKAIVPWRDPAFFNVIKGRKEAMDFAKEHGIPVKATADKPWSSDENLMHISFEAGILEDPAMRPPKDMFELTTDPMDAPNEPEQVEIEFEKGEPAKVNGKTYAPAELLKVVNALGSKHGIGRVDMVESRYVGMKSRGVYETPGATILMAAHRDLEGITLDGSLINLKDTLMPRFSHLVYSGYWFTHEMECLRTFLDKTQEFVTGKVRLELYKGNIINIGRESEYTLYDKLVVSMDDDLGAYNQTDATGFIKLHSLPIRAHAKRLAKIKK, from the coding sequence ATGAGCAGAGAAAAAGTAGTGCTTGCTTATTCTGGTGGACTTGATACCTCAGTAATTTTAAAGTGGTTAGATTTAAAGGGTTATGATGTTGTGGCTTATGTTGCTGATTTGGGACAGAGGGATGATTTTAAAGCTATAGAGGAAAAGGCTTTTAAGTCTGGGGCTAAGGAGTTTTATGTTGTCGATTTGAAGGACTATTTTGTTAAAGATTTTGTTTATACCTCTATAAAGTTTAATGCGGTATATGAAGGTAGGTATCTCATGGGAACATCCCTTGCAAGACCTGTGATTGCAAAGGGTATGGTGGATATTGCAAGGAAAACAGGAGCCAAATATATAGCCCATGGCGCTACAGGTAAGGGTAACGATCAGGTAAGGTTTGAGCTTTCAGTGGCTGCCCTTGCGCCAGATCTAAAGGCAATAGTGCCGTGGAGAGATCCAGCCTTTTTTAATGTCATAAAGGGTAGAAAGGAGGCTATGGATTTTGCAAAAGAGCATGGTATTCCTGTAAAGGCTACAGCGGACAAGCCATGGAGTTCGGATGAAAACCTTATGCATATCAGTTTTGAGGCTGGTATACTTGAGGATCCTGCAATGAGACCTCCAAAGGATATGTTTGAGCTTACTACTGACCCTATGGATGCCCCCAACGAACCTGAACAGGTGGAGATAGAGTTTGAAAAGGGTGAGCCGGCTAAGGTAAATGGTAAAACTTATGCTCCTGCAGAACTACTTAAGGTAGTTAATGCACTTGGTTCGAAGCATGGTATAGGAAGAGTGGATATGGTGGAAAGTAGATATGTGGGGATGAAGTCAAGGGGTGTTTATGAGACACCTGGAGCCACTATATTGATGGCCGCACATAGAGATTTGGAAGGTATTACGTTGGATGGTTCCCTTATAAATTTGAAAGATACACTTATGCCGAGATTTTCCCATTTGGTTTATTCGGGGTATTGGTTTACCCATGAGATGGAGTGTTTAAGGACATTTTTGGATAAGACTCAGGAGTTTGTAACTGGTAAAGTTAGGTTGGAGCTTTATAAAGGTAACATCATCAATATAGGTAGAGAATCTGAATATACACTGTATGACAAACTTGTAGTTTCTATGGATGACGATCTTGGGGCTTACAACCAGACAGATGCTACTGGGTTTATTAAATTGCATTCTTTACCTATAAGGGCTCATGCAAAGAGACTTGCGAAGATCAAAAAATAG
- the glyQ gene encoding glycine--tRNA ligase subunit alpha: MYFQDVILKLQEFWAKKGCIIYQPYDIEVGAGTFNPATFLRCLGPEPWNVAYVEPSRRPTDGRYGENPNRLQHYYQFQVILKPSPDDIQDLYLDSLRYLGIDPLEHDIRFVEDDWESPTLGAWGLGWEVWLDGMEITQFTYFQQAGGIDLKPVSGEITYGLERITMYLQGVESVFDLKWNENVTYGDVYHRNEVEFSRFNFEEADVEMNFKLFEMYEKECIRLIQKELVLPAYDFCLKCSHTFNLLDARNAISVTERTGYIARVRNLAKLCAEGYLKSREAMGFPLLKNG, translated from the coding sequence ATGTATTTTCAGGATGTGATATTAAAGCTTCAAGAGTTTTGGGCAAAAAAAGGTTGCATAATTTATCAACCCTACGACATAGAAGTGGGTGCCGGAACCTTCAATCCGGCAACATTCCTAAGATGTTTGGGACCAGAGCCATGGAATGTGGCATACGTTGAGCCAAGTAGAAGACCTACTGATGGTAGATACGGTGAAAACCCCAACAGACTACAGCATTATTATCAGTTTCAGGTCATTTTAAAGCCATCACCGGATGATATACAGGATCTATACCTTGATAGTCTTAGATACTTGGGAATAGATCCATTGGAGCATGATATAAGGTTTGTGGAGGATGATTGGGAGTCTCCTACACTTGGAGCTTGGGGATTAGGATGGGAGGTTTGGCTTGATGGTATGGAGATAACCCAATTTACATATTTTCAGCAGGCAGGTGGAATAGATCTTAAGCCTGTGTCTGGTGAGATTACCTATGGTTTGGAAAGGATCACAATGTACCTTCAAGGGGTTGAGTCTGTATTTGATTTAAAATGGAACGAAAATGTGACTTATGGTGATGTATATCATAGAAATGAAGTGGAGTTTTCAAGGTTTAATTTCGAAGAGGCGGACGTTGAGATGAATTTTAAGCTTTTTGAAATGTATGAAAAGGAGTGCATAAGGCTTATTCAAAAGGAGTTGGTATTGCCAGCATACGATTTTTGTTTAAAATGTAGTCATACTTTCAATCTTCTGGATGCAAGAAATGCCATTTCTGTTACCGAAAGAACAGGTTATATTGCCAGGGTCAGGAATCTGGCCAAGCTCTGTGCTGAGGGTTACCTAAAGTCAAGGGAAGCGATGGGTTTTCCGTTATTGAAGAATGGTTAA
- a CDS encoding MGMT family protein, which translates to MNSIVIPFFNVSNLEIYWDNSNIPLKIEFTQKNISKHNLPQNIAKIVDVLENYFDVEDYDIFHILSGVIFNNFDKTIYKTLSKIPMGHTITYSELAKLSGQPKATRAVGNSMKRNRFPLIIPCHRVVSKHGLGGFSAGIELKVKLLEMEKRYKKKGGI; encoded by the coding sequence ATGAATAGTATAGTAATACCCTTCTTTAATGTATCAAATTTAGAAATATACTGGGATAACTCAAACATACCTTTAAAGATTGAATTTACTCAAAAAAATATCTCTAAACATAATCTACCACAAAACATTGCAAAGATAGTAGATGTATTAGAAAACTACTTCGATGTTGAAGATTATGATATTTTTCACATTTTATCTGGGGTAATATTTAATAATTTTGACAAAACTATATATAAAACTCTTTCCAAGATCCCCATGGGTCATACTATCACCTACTCCGAATTAGCCAAACTGTCAGGTCAACCCAAAGCTACAAGGGCTGTAGGTAACTCGATGAAAAGAAATAGATTTCCTCTCATTATCCCATGCCATAGAGTCGTTTCCAAACATGGTTTAGGAGGTTTTTCAGCAGGTATAGAGCTAAAAGTAAAACTTTTGGAAATGGAAAAACGATATAAAAAAAAAGGTGGCATTTAG
- a CDS encoding DUF1858 domain-containing protein, which translates to MISKTMIIAEVIKKFPQSKKVFDEFNMGCLSCMGIQNETIEKGCLMHGIDPEKLIAEIEKEIKK; encoded by the coding sequence ATGATATCCAAAACTATGATTATAGCAGAGGTCATAAAAAAGTTTCCCCAATCTAAAAAAGTGTTTGATGAGTTTAATATGGGATGCTTAAGCTGTATGGGGATTCAAAACGAAACAATTGAAAAGGGTTGTTTGATGCATGGTATCGATCCTGAAAAACTTATTGCAGAAATAGAAAAAGAGATTAAAAAGTAA
- a CDS encoding MBL fold metallo-hydrolase: protein MYSYLTDRIFTIDLGPNMIMGCDTDDESVILFDTCIDESVAKKIDKIAAKPVKYILNSHSHADHTGGNYYFQKKYNTKIYIDSREISFCELPELETALLNGGYGLFLTKDKFLCAKKSFADRLDKFDLRSYGIETFDLAGHSPGMTGFKVEDICYFGDAVFSREIIDKYKILYLYDVSRFRRSLDKLLGVPYEKCVICHKGVFDKSQMEHVVNLNKKHVEQVKNIVYDNIDDNIGEREIFLKVVEKLDIELSKSIYLLIFSTIKGYLFDLLEEGLVEVNIDKGFLWKKI, encoded by the coding sequence ATGTACAGTTATCTTACAGATAGAATTTTTACAATAGATTTAGGCCCGAACATGATTATGGGCTGTGATACTGATGATGAGTCAGTTATTTTGTTTGATACATGTATTGATGAGTCTGTTGCTAAAAAAATAGATAAAATTGCTGCTAAGCCAGTTAAATATATTTTAAACAGCCATTCCCATGCAGATCACACTGGTGGTAACTATTATTTTCAGAAAAAATATAATACTAAGATATATATTGATAGCAGGGAGATATCTTTTTGTGAACTTCCTGAATTAGAAACTGCACTATTAAATGGTGGCTATGGTTTATTCTTAACAAAAGATAAATTTTTATGTGCTAAAAAAAGTTTTGCTGATAGACTTGATAAATTTGATCTGAGGAGTTACGGTATAGAGACATTTGATCTGGCTGGGCATTCACCGGGTATGACAGGTTTTAAGGTGGAGGATATTTGCTATTTTGGGGATGCGGTATTTAGTAGAGAAATCATAGACAAATATAAGATTTTATATCTTTATGATGTGAGCAGATTTAGAAGATCCCTTGATAAGCTTCTTGGTGTTCCTTATGAAAAATGCGTTATTTGTCATAAGGGTGTGTTTGATAAAAGTCAGATGGAGCATGTAGTAAATCTTAATAAAAAACATGTGGAGCAAGTTAAAAATATTGTTTACGATAATATTGATGACAACATTGGCGAAAGGGAGATCTTTTTAAAGGTGGTTGAAAAACTTGATATAGAATTGAGCAAAAGTATCTATCTACTTATCTTTTCTACCATAAAAGGGTATCTGTTTGATTTACTTGAGGAAGGTCTGGTGGAGGTCAATATTGATAAAGGTTTTTTATGGAAAAAGATATAG
- the trmB gene encoding tRNA (guanosine(46)-N7)-methyltransferase TrmB has translation MEKDIVNLELPFEEGLYIFSDVIKSQIKPLAQYKWDNVFSDRYLNVEIGIGNGEFICHMAEVNRDEVYIGFEVIRKIFRKAIARVKRKCLDNVRLIQFDAGFFIPLLRDCSVKNFYINFPDPWPKKKHNKRRLLKPEFLKILKEKLVPGGKLFIVTDHDDYANEILLNLKTVEGLRPEFEGYYVNDLLDYYPTKYYRKFAVHNRVYFYRMVKV, from the coding sequence ATGGAAAAAGATATAGTAAATCTGGAGTTACCTTTTGAAGAGGGTTTATACATCTTTTCCGATGTTATTAAAAGTCAGATAAAGCCCCTTGCTCAGTATAAATGGGATAACGTTTTTTCTGATAGATATCTGAATGTTGAAATTGGTATTGGTAATGGGGAGTTTATTTGCCATATGGCTGAAGTGAATAGGGATGAGGTTTATATCGGTTTTGAAGTGATTCGAAAGATTTTTAGAAAGGCTATAGCGAGGGTAAAAAGAAAATGTTTGGATAATGTCAGGTTGATACAATTTGATGCTGGTTTTTTTATACCCCTTTTAAGGGATTGTTCAGTTAAGAACTTTTATATAAATTTTCCAGATCCATGGCCTAAAAAAAAGCACAATAAGCGTAGATTACTCAAGCCAGAGTTTCTCAAAATATTAAAAGAAAAACTTGTACCTGGTGGTAAGCTCTTTATAGTAACTGACCATGATGACTATGCCAATGAGATCCTATTGAATCTAAAAACAGTGGAGGGTCTGAGACCTGAGTTTGAAGGATATTATGTCAACGATCTTTTGGATTACTATCCAACAAAATATTATAGAAAATTTGCTGTTCATAATAGAGTATATTTTTATAGGATGGTTAAGGTATGA
- a CDS encoding nodulation protein NfeD → MKRVILGVLCLLFASSVFAKDVFILEVKGIITGYTYKYLKSNFEKITDKDALIVIKLDTPGGVLESTRQIVQLFLESKLPVVVYVSPQGARATSAGAFIALASNYLVMADGTHIGAAHPVNITGDDIKGDMRKKVENDTTAFIRSISQKRGKDEKVAMEMVLNSLSLTAKEAFEKRIADDIANTDQEFKEKLKKRFGISEITSFKINEPTIIERIAFFLSDPNVIVMLLLIAIAAIFLEFKMPGSFIFASIGIAAIILFLLAINIIPINYLGLLLIFAGIAFLIAEIFITSFGLLSLAGIVSLAFGMYILFSKGGNMGIEVSLSMIVGLIFALLVVVLFIGRLLIRDMKKKVVTGVEGMLGQVGEVIDWDMERSKGKVLVHGEIWSAVSDQMLTKGDNVQVTAVNDFVLRVRKIEV, encoded by the coding sequence ATGAAAAGGGTAATACTTGGTGTACTATGTCTGCTTTTTGCAAGTTCAGTTTTTGCAAAAGATGTCTTTATTCTTGAAGTTAAAGGTATTATTACTGGTTATACTTACAAATACCTTAAGTCCAATTTTGAAAAGATTACTGATAAGGATGCTCTGATAGTAATAAAGTTAGATACACCTGGAGGAGTTTTAGAATCTACAAGACAGATAGTTCAACTTTTTTTAGAATCTAAATTGCCTGTTGTTGTATATGTTTCTCCCCAGGGAGCCAGAGCTACCTCTGCTGGGGCATTCATTGCCCTTGCATCTAATTATCTTGTAATGGCTGATGGCACCCATATAGGTGCTGCCCATCCGGTAAATATTACAGGTGATGATATTAAAGGTGATATGAGAAAAAAGGTGGAGAACGACACTACTGCTTTTATCCGTTCTATATCACAGAAAAGGGGAAAGGATGAAAAGGTGGCAATGGAGATGGTGCTTAATTCCCTCAGCCTAACAGCAAAGGAAGCTTTTGAAAAGAGAATTGCTGATGATATAGCTAATACGGATCAAGAGTTTAAAGAAAAGCTTAAAAAACGATTTGGTATCTCTGAGATAACGAGTTTTAAAATAAATGAGCCAACTATTATTGAGAGGATCGCTTTTTTTCTGAGTGATCCCAATGTCATTGTTATGCTCTTGCTTATTGCAATAGCAGCGATTTTCCTTGAATTTAAGATGCCTGGTTCTTTTATATTTGCTTCAATAGGTATTGCTGCAATAATACTTTTTCTATTGGCTATAAATATTATACCTATAAATTATTTGGGCTTACTTTTGATTTTTGCTGGTATAGCCTTTTTGATTGCTGAGATATTTATTACAAGTTTTGGTTTACTTTCTTTGGCTGGAATAGTGTCTCTGGCTTTTGGTATGTACATCCTGTTTAGTAAAGGGGGTAATATGGGGATTGAAGTCTCTTTGTCCATGATAGTAGGGCTTATTTTTGCTCTTTTGGTAGTGGTGTTGTTCATAGGTAGGTTACTGATAAGGGACATGAAGAAGAAGGTTGTAACTGGTGTTGAGGGGATGTTGGGTCAAGTGGGGGAAGTTATTGATTGGGATATGGAGAGATCAAAGGGTAAGGTTTTAGTTCATGGTGAGATATGGAGTGCAGTATCTGATCAGATGCTGACTAAGGGGGATAATGTGCAGGTTACCGCAGTGAATGATTTTGTGTTGAGGGTGAGAAAGATTGAAGTGTGA
- a CDS encoding TIGR04013 family B12-binding domain/radical SAM domain-containing protein, whose translation MKCEHFFVLDKYNKFSIRALLVAFEKWFPDLNYRVIKVDEIKDHLTDGFYFFSFNSINARFYLELVNSIKKSSRNLKTVCGGPHPSARPDEVSAYFDKVGVGEGELILKEIVEDLLSGNEGKKVYKSSSRISLDDYPAYPRKKSLFGAIELMRGCTFSCSYCQTPQLYKGALRFRSVEKVLEDVAYGLEHNKTDIRFISPDSASYFYNGAVNYVKIEDLLNRLSKLLKGRGRIFYGSFPSEINPYFVNDDFVRLIKEYCHNRRVVLGLQSASKKMLKKMNRPDDIERVEYAIELFLKYRFIVDVDFIFGLPFETDETIMETMQWIEKWSSRVRIHSHYFMPLPGSKWEHLSPTEMPEYFERFVKSLEGKSRLFGQWNTQQNLAYCLESLQV comes from the coding sequence TTGAAGTGTGAACATTTTTTTGTACTTGATAAATATAATAAATTTTCAATAAGGGCTTTATTGGTAGCTTTTGAAAAATGGTTCCCAGATCTGAACTATAGGGTAATAAAAGTTGATGAAATAAAAGATCATCTCACTGATGGCTTTTACTTTTTTTCATTTAACAGTATTAATGCTAGGTTTTATTTAGAACTGGTAAATAGTATCAAAAAGAGTTCTCGTAATCTTAAGACCGTTTGTGGAGGTCCCCATCCTTCGGCAAGACCAGATGAGGTTTCAGCTTATTTTGACAAAGTAGGTGTTGGTGAAGGGGAATTGATATTAAAGGAGATAGTTGAGGATCTATTATCAGGGAATGAGGGAAAAAAGGTTTACAAGAGTTCGAGCAGGATTTCTTTAGATGATTACCCTGCCTATCCCAGAAAGAAAAGTCTCTTTGGTGCCATCGAACTTATGAGGGGGTGTACCTTTTCTTGTAGTTACTGTCAGACACCTCAGCTATACAAAGGTGCTTTAAGGTTTAGGTCTGTGGAGAAGGTTTTAGAGGATGTGGCTTATGGTTTGGAACATAATAAAACAGATATAAGATTCATTTCGCCTGATTCTGCTTCATATTTTTACAATGGAGCTGTGAATTATGTTAAAATAGAAGATCTTTTAAATAGACTTAGTAAACTTTTGAAGGGTAGGGGAAGGATATTTTATGGTTCTTTTCCATCAGAGATCAATCCATATTTTGTTAATGATGACTTTGTAAGACTTATCAAGGAGTATTGTCATAATAGAAGGGTTGTTTTGGGGCTTCAGTCTGCTTCAAAGAAGATGTTAAAAAAGATGAATAGACCAGATGATATTGAACGGGTTGAGTATGCTATTGAGCTTTTTTTGAAGTACAGATTTATTGTTGATGTGGATTTTATTTTTGGGCTGCCGTTTGAGACAGATGAGACGATAATGGAAACGATGCAATGGATTGAGAAGTGGTCATCCAGAGTCAGAATTCATTCCCATTATTTTATGCCTTTGCCTGGTAGTAAGTGGGAGCATTTATCTCCCACAGAGATGCCAGAATATTTTGAACGTTTTGTAAAGAGTCTCGAAGGCAAGAGCCGTCTTTTTGGACAATGGAACACCCAGCAAAACTTAGCCTACTGCCTTGAGAGCCTTCAGGTGTAA
- the rpiB gene encoding ribose 5-phosphate isomerase B, with translation MRVSLASDHGGFELKNTILTYVHSKGHNVLDLGTYSSDSVDYPDFALKAIESILNHDVERSIILCGTGIGISISANRFPGIRAALCWDPFTAKLSRLHNDANILVLGGRLIGVELAKEIVDVWLNTGFEGGRHERRISKIDEYAYKYWKKYMEGEK, from the coding sequence ATGAGAGTTAGTTTGGCTTCTGATCATGGTGGTTTTGAGTTAAAAAATACAATACTTACCTATGTTCATTCTAAAGGGCATAATGTATTAGATCTCGGGACGTACTCGAGTGATTCAGTAGATTATCCAGACTTTGCGTTAAAAGCAATTGAATCTATACTAAACCACGATGTTGAAAGGTCTATTATTCTTTGTGGTACAGGTATTGGTATATCGATAAGCGCCAACAGGTTTCCGGGGATTAGGGCCGCTTTATGCTGGGACCCCTTTACTGCTAAATTGAGTAGATTGCATAACGATGCAAATATTCTTGTTTTAGGTGGGAGACTGATAGGGGTTGAGCTTGCTAAAGAGATTGTAGATGTATGGTTAAACACCGGGTTTGAAGGTGGAAGACATGAAAGAAGAATATCAAAAATAGATGAATATGCCTATAAATATTGGAAAAAATATATGGAAGGTGAGAAATGA
- a CDS encoding serine hydroxymethyltransferase codes for MSLYDFVKKTDPEVYDALIKEIERQETHIELIASENFVSPAVLEAQGSIMTNKYAEGYPAKRYYGGCEYVDIAEELAIKRAKELFGAEHANVQAHSGSQANMAVYFAVLKPGDTIMGMNLSHGGHLTHGSPVNFSGRFYNVIPYGVSKDTETIDYNEAERLAKEHKPKMIMVGASAYPRVIDFKAFREIADTVGAVLVVDMAHIAGLVAAGVHPSPVPYADFVTTTTHKTLRGPRGGLILCKEAFAKTLNSQIFPGIQGGPLMHVIAAKAVALKEAMTEEFKEYQKQIVKNAKRLSERLLKNGFKLVSGGTDNHLMLINLSNVDITGKDAEEALGKANITVNKNTVPFETRSPFITSGVRIGTPAVTTRGMKEAEMDIIGDLISQVLSEPNNEANIKSVKEQVLKLCEAFPLYKGKLY; via the coding sequence ATGAGTTTATATGATTTTGTAAAAAAGACCGATCCAGAAGTTTATGATGCTTTGATCAAAGAGATTGAACGTCAGGAGACCCATATTGAGTTGATAGCCAGTGAAAATTTTGTAAGTCCAGCTGTGCTCGAAGCCCAGGGTTCGATAATGACAAATAAATACGCAGAAGGTTACCCCGCTAAAAGGTATTATGGAGGGTGTGAATATGTTGATATAGCAGAGGAATTGGCCATTAAGCGGGCAAAGGAGCTTTTTGGGGCGGAGCATGCAAACGTTCAGGCTCATTCTGGTAGTCAAGCAAACATGGCTGTTTATTTTGCAGTATTAAAACCTGGAGATACAATAATGGGGATGAATCTTTCCCATGGGGGGCATCTCACACACGGAAGTCCTGTAAACTTTTCAGGTAGATTTTATAATGTAATACCGTATGGTGTAAGTAAAGACACAGAAACGATAGATTATAATGAGGCTGAGAGGTTAGCTAAAGAGCATAAGCCTAAGATGATAATGGTTGGTGCCAGTGCGTACCCAAGGGTGATAGATTTTAAGGCTTTTAGAGAGATTGCGGATACAGTGGGGGCTGTGCTTGTTGTGGATATGGCCCATATTGCAGGGCTTGTGGCTGCTGGTGTCCACCCGTCCCCTGTTCCGTACGCAGATTTTGTAACCACCACTACCCATAAGACTTTAAGGGGACCGAGGGGCGGCTTGATTCTTTGTAAAGAGGCCTTTGCAAAAACTCTTAACTCACAGATCTTCCCCGGCATTCAAGGGGGTCCTCTTATGCATGTGATAGCTGCCAAGGCTGTTGCCCTTAAGGAGGCTATGACAGAGGAGTTTAAAGAATACCAAAAACAGATTGTGAAAAATGCTAAGAGATTATCTGAGAGATTGCTAAAGAATGGTTTTAAATTGGTATCAGGAGGAACAGATAATCACCTAATGCTTATAAATCTATCAAATGTTGATATTACTGGTAAAGATGCCGAAGAGGCTCTGGGTAAAGCTAACATAACTGTGAACAAAAATACTGTTCCTTTTGAGACTAGATCACCATTCATTACCAGTGGAGTGCGTATAGGTACACCAGCTGTTACTACAAGGGGGATGAAAGAAGCTGAGATGGATATTATAGGTGATCTTATTTCCCAGGTGCTGTCTGAGCCTAATAATGAGGCAAATATTAAATCAGTAAAAGAACAAGTGTTAAAGTTGTGTGAAGCATTTCCACTTTATAAGGGGAAGTTGTATTAA